In the Bradyrhizobium guangzhouense genome, one interval contains:
- a CDS encoding fasciclin domain-containing protein: MVNFIPLAIAKEKTVMVGGAAMYPTKNIVENAVKSKDHTTLVAAVKAASLVDTLQGPGPYTVFAPTNAAFGKLPKGTVATLVKPENKQTLTKILTYHVVPGRLTADQLMDGQKLITVEGETLTVKKSGGKVMIVDAKGGAATVTIADVLQSNGVIHVVNQVLMPSS; the protein is encoded by the coding sequence ATGGTCAACTTCATCCCGCTTGCCATCGCCAAGGAGAAGACCGTGATGGTCGGCGGCGCTGCCATGTATCCGACGAAGAACATCGTCGAGAACGCCGTCAAGTCAAAGGACCACACCACCTTGGTCGCTGCCGTCAAGGCAGCCAGCCTAGTCGATACGCTGCAGGGACCTGGACCATATACCGTTTTCGCGCCGACCAATGCTGCGTTCGGCAAGCTTCCAAAGGGAACCGTCGCGACCCTGGTCAAGCCGGAAAACAAGCAGACGCTGACCAAGATCCTGACGTACCACGTCGTGCCGGGACGCCTGACTGCTGACCAATTGATGGACGGTCAGAAGTTGATCACCGTGGAAGGCGAGACGCTGACAGTCAAAAAATCAGGCGGAAAGGTAATGATCGTAGACGCGAAAGGTGGCGCTGCGACCGTGACAATTGCCGATGTGCTACAGTCGAATGGCGTCATCCACGTCGTCAACCAGGTGCTGATGCCTTCGAGCTAG
- a CDS encoding YbcC family protein: protein MNQAALALKIAPIEADADVALEARIATACARVAPLWPLKHFVAVNPFLGFTGQSFAATAATFERVVRARILMPRAFYRQALAEGRIDDAAMAQALALHPDAGLDIESLKQALHSDAPAGAPPAVVATVAEVLDRLAEGDRYVSLVAFMIDEISAFCASYFDEGQANWPNPSRRLKPYAAWRTLAVYDRNPEVMGIRSFRRSVAALPTDPVEAIGVIVDRLGIPDRAIEDYLVRALFDLGWSAYARYVGWNAELEGRRDDTLLELLAIRLAWGFALFEARTDDAFRTAWARAMEEAAKLPVDHRLDETPEFAVDVVLQDAYEIVFRRNLIARLLANGGSAARSGRTDRPAVQAAFCIDVRSEIFRRALETACPEVETIGFAGFFGFPIEYVPIGHLRGGAQCPVLLKPAFIVCEEVKDAEPFEEAEVLGQRLLRRRVAKAWKSFKVSAVSSFSFVETAGLGFAAKIATDSAGVTRPVPSPVSDGLDSDVAARVGPRLASGKLKGRSTGFTGSQAVDMAEAVLKAMSLTGPFARLVLLTGHGSTTVNNPHASGLDCGACGGHTGEANARVAAAILNDSQVRDGLRERGIDIPADCWFVGALHDTTTDDVKLFDEEDVPAALAGDLAWLKLRLYDAAHLARLERRALLGLGDAADAGAAIKARSKDWSQVRPEWGLAGNAAFIAAPRSVTRGLDLSGRAFLHSYIHEQDRDHRVLELIMTAPLVVASWINLQYYGSTVNNAVFGSGNKVLHNIVGQLGVLEGNAGDLRVGLPWQSVHDGTRFVHEPVRLNVFIAAPETAMDDVLRRHTGICDLVTNGWIMLHSLGEHGSLIRRCVRPGIWVASSYE from the coding sequence ATGAACCAGGCCGCCCTTGCCCTGAAAATCGCACCGATTGAAGCCGACGCGGACGTTGCGCTCGAGGCCCGCATCGCAACCGCCTGCGCACGCGTTGCCCCCCTCTGGCCCCTCAAGCATTTCGTTGCGGTCAACCCGTTCCTCGGCTTCACGGGTCAGAGTTTTGCGGCCACCGCCGCAACGTTCGAGCGCGTGGTGCGGGCGCGCATCCTGATGCCGCGGGCGTTCTACCGGCAGGCGCTCGCGGAAGGCCGCATCGACGATGCGGCCATGGCGCAGGCGCTCGCGCTTCACCCCGACGCTGGCCTCGACATCGAGAGCCTCAAACAGGCGTTGCACTCGGACGCGCCGGCCGGCGCGCCGCCGGCCGTCGTCGCCACGGTGGCCGAGGTGCTGGACCGCCTCGCAGAAGGCGATCGCTACGTCTCGTTGGTTGCCTTCATGATCGACGAGATCTCGGCCTTCTGCGCCAGCTATTTCGACGAGGGCCAGGCCAATTGGCCGAACCCGTCGCGAAGGCTCAAGCCCTACGCGGCCTGGCGAACGCTTGCGGTCTACGACCGCAATCCCGAAGTCATGGGCATCAGGAGTTTTCGAAGGTCCGTTGCGGCGCTGCCCACCGATCCCGTCGAAGCCATCGGGGTCATAGTCGACCGCCTCGGCATTCCTGATCGCGCGATCGAGGATTATCTGGTGCGCGCACTGTTCGACCTCGGTTGGTCGGCCTATGCGCGCTACGTCGGATGGAACGCGGAGCTCGAGGGCCGCCGGGACGACACTCTGCTCGAACTGCTTGCGATCCGACTGGCCTGGGGTTTTGCGCTGTTCGAGGCGCGGACCGATGACGCCTTCAGGACAGCCTGGGCGCGAGCGATGGAGGAGGCGGCGAAGCTGCCCGTCGATCACCGCCTCGACGAGACTCCCGAGTTCGCCGTCGACGTCGTCCTGCAGGACGCCTATGAGATCGTGTTCCGCCGCAACTTGATTGCGCGGCTCCTCGCCAACGGCGGCAGCGCGGCACGGTCTGGTCGGACGGACCGGCCTGCGGTCCAGGCGGCCTTCTGCATCGACGTGCGCTCGGAAATCTTCCGGCGCGCGCTGGAGACAGCTTGCCCGGAGGTGGAAACGATCGGCTTCGCCGGCTTCTTCGGCTTTCCTATCGAGTATGTGCCGATCGGCCACCTTCGGGGCGGCGCGCAATGTCCCGTGCTGCTCAAACCCGCCTTCATCGTCTGCGAGGAAGTCAAGGACGCCGAGCCGTTCGAGGAAGCCGAAGTGCTGGGCCAGCGACTGCTCCGGCGGCGAGTGGCGAAGGCCTGGAAATCGTTCAAGGTCTCCGCAGTGTCGTCCTTCTCCTTTGTCGAGACGGCAGGCCTCGGCTTCGCGGCGAAGATCGCGACTGACAGCGCGGGCGTAACCCGACCGGTGCCATCGCCGGTCAGCGATGGTCTCGATTCCGACGTCGCTGCGCGGGTCGGCCCGCGGCTCGCGTCTGGCAAGCTCAAAGGGCGTTCCACCGGCTTTACCGGCTCGCAGGCCGTCGATATGGCCGAGGCGGTGCTGAAGGCGATGTCACTGACCGGGCCGTTCGCGCGCCTCGTGCTGCTGACGGGCCACGGTAGCACCACGGTCAACAATCCACACGCCTCGGGCCTCGACTGCGGCGCCTGCGGGGGTCACACAGGCGAGGCCAATGCGCGTGTCGCCGCCGCGATCCTCAACGATTCGCAGGTCCGGGACGGCTTGCGGGAGCGCGGCATCGACATCCCCGCCGACTGCTGGTTCGTCGGTGCGCTTCACGACACCACCACGGACGACGTCAAGCTGTTCGATGAGGAGGACGTGCCGGCCGCGCTCGCAGGCGATCTGGCGTGGTTGAAATTGCGGCTGTACGATGCTGCTCATCTGGCAAGGCTCGAGCGCCGCGCGCTGCTGGGACTGGGAGATGCGGCGGATGCCGGCGCCGCGATCAAGGCGCGTAGCAAGGACTGGTCCCAAGTCCGGCCAGAATGGGGCCTCGCGGGAAACGCCGCGTTCATCGCTGCCCCGCGCAGCGTCACGCGCGGTCTCGACCTGTCCGGCCGCGCCTTCCTGCACTCCTATATCCACGAGCAGGATCGGGATCATCGGGTGCTGGAGTTGATCATGACCGCGCCTCTGGTGGTCGCGAGCTGGATCAATCTGCAATACTACGGCTCGACCGTGAATAACGCGGTGTTCGGAAGCGGCAACAAGGTGCTGCACAACATTGTCGGCCAGCTCGGCGTGCTCGAAGGCAACGCCGGCGACCTGCGAGTCGGGTTGCCATGGCAGTCGGTGCATGACGGCACGCGCTTTGTCCATGAGCCGGTACGTCTGAACGTCTTCATCGCTGCTCCCGAAACTGCGATGGACGATGTCCTGCGTCGGCACACAGGCATCTGCGATCTCGTGACCAACGGCTGGATCATGCTGCACTCGCTCGGCGAGCATGGCTCGCTCATCCGCCGCTGCGTACGGCCGGGAATTTGGGTTGCTTCATCTTATGAATAG
- a CDS encoding cryptochrome/photolyase family protein: MPEPTQLKTRNLVLVLGDQLDGNSAAFDGFDPEVDVILQMEVLEEAAYITQHKLRIAYFFGSMRHFRQDMTARGRRVHYVAIDHPENTGSFETEIARAQRLLMPERTIAIEPGDWRVAEKLRRLPQPPEIRSDRHFFCSRDEFAAFTRDHPRHILETFYRFMRKKTGLLMDKAGKPVGSAWNYDQQNRKPLGKDAPTIPPKRASKMDPISAEVRDLVSRRFASSPGRLENIDLPVSRAQALEHLEDFVSRRLPLFGTYQDAMQNGEPFLYHSRLSGPLNLHILSPTEVIKAALRSEEVPLNALEGFVRQILGWREYVRGIYWQRMPHYAEENALDAHLRMPRFYWTAETDMRCLADAITHTIDHAYAHHIERLMVLGLFAMLIGVAPYEVHRWHMSMFWDAIDWVSLPNTLGMSQYGDGGVIATKPYAASGAYINRMSNHCKGCRFDPKKSIGEDACPFTTLYWSFLAKHRQRFASNGRMRNQYTNLDRKDPDEIRAIRRRADALALEPP; the protein is encoded by the coding sequence ATGCCGGAGCCCACGCAGCTGAAGACAAGAAATCTGGTCCTGGTCTTGGGTGACCAACTGGACGGAAACTCAGCTGCGTTCGACGGCTTCGACCCTGAAGTCGACGTCATCCTCCAAATGGAGGTGCTGGAGGAAGCGGCTTACATCACTCAACACAAGCTTCGCATCGCCTACTTCTTCGGTTCGATGCGCCACTTTCGGCAGGATATGACCGCGCGAGGCCGGCGCGTGCACTACGTGGCCATCGACCATCCTGAAAATACAGGTAGCTTCGAGACCGAAATCGCCCGAGCGCAAAGACTGCTCATGCCGGAACGAACAATTGCGATCGAGCCCGGAGACTGGCGGGTTGCCGAAAAATTGAGACGCCTCCCGCAACCGCCCGAGATCAGGAGCGATCGGCATTTCTTCTGCTCACGAGACGAGTTCGCGGCGTTCACACGCGACCACCCACGACACATTTTGGAAACGTTCTACCGCTTCATGAGGAAAAAAACCGGGCTTCTCATGGACAAAGCCGGAAAGCCCGTCGGCTCGGCATGGAACTACGACCAACAGAACAGGAAGCCGCTGGGGAAAGACGCGCCAACTATTCCTCCGAAACGCGCTTCGAAAATGGACCCGATCAGCGCGGAGGTGCGTGATCTTGTTTCACGACGTTTCGCCAGCAGTCCGGGAAGGCTGGAAAATATCGATCTTCCCGTGTCTCGCGCCCAAGCGCTCGAACACCTGGAGGATTTCGTATCCCGACGGTTGCCATTGTTCGGCACCTACCAGGATGCCATGCAGAACGGAGAACCCTTCCTCTATCATTCCCGACTGTCGGGTCCCCTCAACCTCCATATCCTTTCGCCCACTGAGGTGATCAAAGCCGCACTGAGGAGCGAAGAGGTCCCCCTGAATGCCTTGGAAGGTTTCGTCCGTCAGATCCTCGGATGGAGAGAATACGTCCGGGGCATCTACTGGCAGCGCATGCCGCATTATGCCGAAGAAAACGCGCTGGACGCGCACCTTCGGATGCCACGCTTTTACTGGACCGCTGAGACCGACATGCGGTGCCTCGCCGACGCCATCACGCACACCATCGATCATGCATACGCCCACCACATCGAGAGGCTTATGGTACTAGGGCTATTCGCAATGCTGATCGGTGTAGCTCCCTACGAGGTCCACCGTTGGCACATGTCGATGTTCTGGGACGCGATCGACTGGGTGTCGCTACCGAACACGCTCGGTATGAGCCAATATGGTGACGGCGGCGTCATTGCAACCAAGCCGTACGCGGCGTCCGGCGCCTACATCAATCGGATGAGCAATCACTGCAAAGGTTGCCGTTTCGATCCAAAGAAATCGATCGGAGAGGACGCCTGTCCCTTCACCACCCTCTACTGGAGTTTTCTTGCGAAGCACCGCCAGCGGTTTGCTTCAAACGGCCGCATGCGAAATCAATATACGAACCTGGATAGGAAGGATCCGGATGAAATCCGGGCGATCAGACGGCGCGCCGACGCGCTGGCATTAGAACCGCCTTAG
- a CDS encoding NADH-quinone oxidoreductase subunit L: MIKLLPCIALLAPTTLCAASILPFRGSARDFVRVAISAAAVALFFAIAAVLAVAVYGAGRSPLLGGYGLGLSIHVDALAAILCVLVGFIGFVVVKYSRNYLDGDPGQGRFTRYLLLTLASVLTLLISGNLLFLLAGWIATSLSLGRLLLFYHTRPAAIRAHRKKFVASRLGDGCLAGAIALLYFQFGTLEIPDLAARARSSVDVESPAITAAALLIVVTAMLKSAQLPLHGWLIEVMETPTPVSALLHAGIINAGGFLVLRLSDVLLLATPALNVLAVVGGITALFGSLVMLTQTSVKVQLAYSTVAQMGFMLLQCGLGAFSAALLHIVAHSLYKAHAFLSSGSIIDLARASWTPSPGGQPHPARLILALAGVIGLTMLIGWGLGMTLRSNPAQIALGSVLLMGLVHLMANAIDERPNAFVVARGIVTAAGVAALYVVLQAAAAWLAASSVPVGRPVYGTAPMLIAALVVISFAAVTVFQNQMMRRADAPFWIAAYVHLRNGFYLNTLANRLVLTLWPRTSHKLTPNP; encoded by the coding sequence ATGATCAAGCTCCTACCTTGCATTGCCTTGCTTGCTCCGACGACGCTGTGTGCAGCAAGCATTCTCCCATTCCGTGGCAGCGCCCGTGATTTCGTCCGCGTTGCGATCTCGGCTGCCGCGGTTGCGCTCTTTTTCGCCATCGCCGCTGTCCTCGCGGTCGCAGTTTACGGGGCCGGCCGATCGCCGCTGCTCGGTGGTTACGGGCTTGGGCTTTCGATCCATGTCGATGCGCTCGCCGCGATCCTCTGCGTGCTGGTCGGCTTCATCGGCTTCGTCGTCGTCAAGTACAGCCGCAATTATCTCGATGGCGATCCGGGCCAGGGCAGGTTCACGCGGTATCTGCTGCTGACGCTCGCCTCGGTTCTGACGCTCTTGATATCGGGCAATCTGCTGTTCCTGCTTGCGGGCTGGATCGCGACCAGTCTCTCGCTAGGCAGGCTACTGCTGTTCTACCACACGCGGCCGGCAGCGATCCGCGCCCACCGCAAGAAGTTTGTTGCCAGCCGCCTCGGCGACGGCTGCCTCGCGGGAGCCATCGCGCTGCTCTACTTTCAGTTCGGTACGCTCGAGATCCCAGATCTTGCCGCCCGGGCGCGCAGCAGCGTGGATGTCGAGTCACCCGCAATCACCGCGGCGGCGCTGCTCATCGTCGTGACCGCCATGCTCAAATCCGCTCAGCTGCCGCTGCATGGCTGGCTGATCGAAGTGATGGAGACACCGACCCCGGTGTCGGCACTGCTGCATGCCGGTATCATCAATGCCGGTGGCTTCCTCGTCCTGCGGCTCAGCGATGTGCTGCTGCTGGCGACGCCGGCCCTCAACGTTCTGGCCGTCGTCGGCGGTATCACGGCGCTGTTCGGCTCGCTGGTGATGCTGACGCAGACGTCGGTCAAGGTCCAGTTGGCCTATTCAACCGTGGCCCAGATGGGTTTCATGCTGCTGCAATGTGGGCTGGGCGCCTTCTCCGCCGCGCTCCTGCACATCGTCGCCCATTCCCTCTACAAGGCACACGCTTTCCTGTCATCGGGCAGCATCATCGACCTGGCACGCGCGTCGTGGACGCCCAGCCCCGGTGGCCAGCCGCACCCGGCGAGGCTGATCCTCGCGCTCGCAGGCGTGATCGGATTGACGATGCTGATCGGCTGGGGGCTCGGCATGACGTTACGCAGCAATCCGGCGCAGATCGCGCTGGGATCCGTGCTGCTGATGGGGCTCGTACACCTCATGGCCAATGCGATCGACGAGCGGCCCAACGCCTTCGTCGTCGCGCGCGGCATAGTCACCGCGGCCGGTGTCGCCGCGCTATACGTTGTACTGCAAGCTGCGGCGGCGTGGCTGGCCGCCAGCAGCGTCCCGGTCGGCCGTCCGGTCTACGGCACTGCGCCGATGCTGATCGCTGCGCTGGTGGTGATCTCCTTTGCGGCGGTGACGGTGTTTCAGAACCAGATGATGCGCCGCGCCGACGCACCGTTCTGGATCGCAGCTTACGTGCATCTGCGCAACGGCTTCTATCTGAACACGTTGGCGAACCGGCTGGTGCTGACGTTGTGGCCGCGCACGTCGCACAAACTCACGCCCAACCCCTGA
- a CDS encoding ATP-binding protein, which produces MKTTVGLMLRGEAQIVLFWGPDFVALYNDAYAPTIGDKHPRALGRPAKENWSELWDDLEPLLRGVRETGETFSAKDRPFYIERSGYGETVYFDVSYSAVPQEDGGVGGVLCIVSETTERVRAQAALKESEANLRELNKTLEQRIADRTRELEQAHAELRQAQKMEAVGQLTGGIAHDFNNLLQGITGNLDLIRRKPKAEHVARWAEAGLKAAERGARLAGQLLAFSRIQKLEIAPIDITAAVSRFVEMLRHSLGPTIRIRTDLQTDGIFVEGDRVQLEMAVLNVALNARDVMPQGGDLTIATRSRRTRGDAALAAGDYVELAVTDTGSGMSPEILEHAFEPFFTTKETGKGTGLGLSQVYGTLKQSGGAAEIESTPGRGTTIRLLLRRTDAAPSNAEDAAAPDDHELGKASVLVVDDDPDVRAFLKDSLENLGYRPIICESGLAAIEAVEIVSPEVAILDFAMPGMNGAEVARRLRQRLPDIPVIFASGYSETAAVSSARGERSRLLRKPFKIDELQAAVRGLLEP; this is translated from the coding sequence TTGAAGACCACGGTCGGGTTGATGCTGCGCGGAGAGGCGCAGATCGTCCTGTTCTGGGGGCCCGACTTCGTCGCCCTCTACAATGACGCCTACGCACCGACGATCGGCGACAAGCACCCGCGGGCGTTGGGACGGCCGGCCAAGGAAAACTGGTCGGAACTATGGGACGACCTCGAGCCTCTGCTTCGTGGTGTCCGCGAGACAGGCGAGACCTTCTCTGCCAAGGACCGGCCCTTCTACATCGAGCGCAGCGGTTACGGCGAGACCGTGTACTTCGACGTCTCCTATTCGGCCGTCCCCCAGGAGGACGGCGGGGTCGGCGGCGTGCTGTGCATCGTCTCGGAGACGACAGAACGTGTCCGCGCTCAGGCCGCCCTCAAGGAAAGCGAGGCCAACCTCCGCGAGCTCAACAAGACGCTCGAGCAGCGCATCGCCGACCGCACCCGCGAGCTCGAGCAGGCCCATGCGGAGCTCCGTCAGGCGCAGAAGATGGAGGCCGTCGGGCAGCTTACGGGCGGCATCGCGCACGACTTCAACAACCTGCTGCAGGGGATCACCGGAAACCTCGATCTCATCCGCCGCAAGCCGAAGGCGGAGCACGTCGCGCGCTGGGCCGAAGCCGGCCTGAAGGCCGCCGAGCGGGGAGCCCGACTCGCCGGCCAGTTGCTGGCGTTCTCGCGGATCCAGAAGCTCGAGATCGCGCCTATCGACATCACGGCGGCGGTGTCGCGCTTCGTGGAGATGCTCAGGCACAGTCTCGGACCGACCATCCGGATCCGGACCGACCTGCAGACCGACGGAATCTTCGTCGAAGGCGATCGGGTGCAGCTGGAGATGGCTGTCCTGAACGTCGCCCTGAACGCGCGTGACGTGATGCCCCAAGGTGGCGATCTGACGATCGCGACGAGGTCGCGCCGGACCCGCGGCGACGCCGCGCTCGCGGCCGGCGACTACGTGGAGCTCGCCGTGACGGACACCGGTTCAGGAATGTCGCCCGAGATTCTGGAGCACGCCTTCGAGCCGTTCTTCACGACCAAGGAAACCGGCAAGGGCACAGGCCTTGGCCTCAGCCAGGTTTACGGCACCTTGAAGCAGTCCGGAGGGGCCGCCGAGATCGAAAGCACGCCGGGGCGCGGGACGACGATCAGGCTGCTCCTTCGCCGGACTGACGCAGCGCCGTCGAACGCCGAAGATGCCGCTGCTCCCGACGACCATGAGCTCGGCAAGGCAAGCGTTCTCGTCGTCGACGACGATCCGGACGTCCGCGCCTTCCTTAAAGACTCGCTGGAAAACCTGGGCTATCGGCCGATCATCTGCGAGAGCGGGCTTGCGGCCATCGAGGCGGTGGAGATAGTCTCTCCGGAGGTGGCCATACTCGATTTCGCGATGCCTGGAATGAACGGCGCCGAGGTCGCCCGGCGCCTGCGGCAGCGGCTGCCGGACATCCCGGTGATCTTCGCGAGCGGTTACTCGGAAACCGCTGCCGTGAGTTCAGCACGCGGCGAACGCTCCCGCCTGCTGCGGAAGCCATTCAAAATCGACGAACTCCAGGCGGCTGTTCGCGGGCTGCTGGAGCCGTAG
- a CDS encoding LysR family transcriptional regulator yields MPHLNYHHLRYFWIIATEGSMSRAAQRLNVSPSSLSVQLKALEEQLGQQLFERVGRSLQLTEAGRIALDYAGSVFKSGHELIETLSGLRPGRQLLRVGASATLSRNFQIAFLRPLISRIDVELIIHTGLFDDLLESLDAHKLDVVLANHPAPPDARSSFENTLIDEQRVSIVGRKPPNPARLRFPQDLAHLPLVLPGRGNALRSAFDALVGRRGIRPIIAAEVDDMAMLRLMARESGHLALVPSIVVIDELRSGLLVERARLNELAEQFYAISQQRRYPNPLVSELTGRRKK; encoded by the coding sequence ATGCCTCACCTGAACTACCACCATCTGCGCTATTTCTGGATAATCGCCACCGAGGGAAGCATGAGCCGCGCGGCGCAGCGGCTCAATGTTTCGCCGTCGTCGCTGTCGGTACAGCTCAAGGCGCTGGAAGAGCAGCTGGGCCAACAGCTATTCGAGCGTGTCGGACGCTCTCTGCAACTCACCGAAGCGGGTCGCATCGCGCTCGACTACGCCGGCAGCGTTTTCAAATCAGGCCATGAATTGATCGAGACGTTGTCGGGCCTGCGGCCCGGACGTCAGTTGCTGCGGGTCGGGGCTTCAGCGACTTTGTCGCGCAACTTCCAGATCGCATTTCTGCGGCCACTGATAAGCCGCATTGATGTCGAGCTCATCATCCACACCGGACTTTTCGACGATCTGCTCGAGTCACTCGATGCGCACAAGCTCGATGTCGTTCTCGCCAACCACCCGGCACCGCCCGATGCACGCAGCAGCTTCGAGAATACGCTCATTGACGAGCAGCGAGTCAGTATCGTCGGCCGAAAGCCCCCGAATCCCGCCCGGCTTAGGTTTCCGCAGGATCTCGCACATCTTCCGCTAGTCCTACCGGGCCGGGGCAACGCACTTCGCTCGGCCTTCGATGCGCTGGTCGGCCGCCGAGGCATCAGACCGATAATTGCCGCGGAGGTCGACGACATGGCGATGCTGCGCCTGATGGCCCGCGAAAGCGGCCATCTTGCTCTCGTCCCCTCGATCGTCGTGATTGACGAGCTTCGTTCGGGCCTGCTCGTCGAGCGGGCGCGGTTAAACGAACTAGCGGAGCAATTCTATGCCATCAGCCAGCAGCGCCGCTATCCTAATCCTCTCGTCTCGGAATTGACGGGTCGCCGAAAGAAATAA
- a CDS encoding sigma-70 family RNA polymerase sigma factor: MDWIDLISRVASHGDRDAFARLFEHFAPRVKGFLIKTGSDPETAEDIAQSTFVAVWRKAGQFDPTTAGVAAWIFTIARNQRIDIARRALRHDRALQSPETAYEVETVASPEAIRAQSEDVTRIAKALARLSEEQSTVVRLSFIEERPHGEIASSLGIPLGTVKSRIRLAMKRLRELLDEQK, encoded by the coding sequence GTGGACTGGATTGATTTGATTTCGCGTGTCGCAAGCCATGGAGATCGTGACGCCTTTGCACGGCTATTCGAGCATTTCGCTCCGCGCGTGAAGGGCTTTCTCATAAAGACGGGAAGCGACCCGGAAACCGCTGAAGATATAGCGCAATCCACCTTCGTTGCTGTCTGGCGCAAGGCGGGACAGTTCGATCCGACCACTGCCGGTGTAGCAGCTTGGATCTTCACGATCGCGCGCAATCAGCGCATTGATATCGCCCGGCGGGCTCTACGCCATGATCGGGCGTTGCAATCGCCGGAAACAGCCTACGAGGTCGAGACCGTAGCCTCCCCGGAAGCGATACGGGCCCAGAGTGAAGATGTTACGCGCATCGCAAAAGCGTTGGCCCGCCTGTCGGAGGAGCAATCCACGGTGGTCCGGCTCTCGTTTATTGAGGAGAGACCGCACGGCGAAATCGCCTCTTCGTTGGGCATTCCATTGGGAACGGTCAAATCGCGCATTCGCCTCGCCATGAAAAGATTGAGAGAGCTACTGGACGAACAAAAATGA
- a CDS encoding ChrR family anti-sigma-E factor, with translation MTIKHHPPEHLLAGFVSGPLEEADRLALAVHVAQCRSCRRLVGALERLGGSAIEQAAPVFLRADALSVVLDKVDAKPISMSGTTESMPPAASDLPDVLRNCRFGKKRRVAPGVSMQSLILPSSDQSRAFLLWSAPGAKMLGHTHSGTELTCVLKGSFAHEGGHYGPGDFDYGDDDVNHQPIVGTEEPCLCFVAMSGSLKGNGWIGRLVSPFIRL, from the coding sequence ATGACCATCAAGCATCATCCTCCGGAACATCTTCTGGCTGGCTTTGTCTCTGGCCCACTTGAAGAGGCTGATCGGCTCGCCCTGGCGGTTCACGTCGCGCAATGCCGAAGCTGTCGTCGATTGGTTGGAGCCCTGGAGCGGCTCGGAGGCTCGGCCATCGAACAAGCAGCTCCTGTCTTCCTGCGAGCCGACGCGCTTTCGGTTGTTCTTGATAAAGTCGACGCTAAGCCCATCTCAATGTCTGGCACGACGGAATCGATGCCGCCAGCCGCCTCGGATCTTCCGGATGTCCTCCGCAACTGCCGCTTCGGCAAGAAGCGTCGGGTGGCGCCTGGAGTGAGCATGCAATCACTCATTTTGCCTAGTTCCGACCAATCGCGGGCATTCCTGCTGTGGTCTGCTCCTGGTGCCAAGATGTTAGGTCACACGCATTCGGGAACAGAATTGACCTGCGTTCTGAAGGGCAGCTTCGCGCATGAGGGCGGCCATTACGGCCCGGGCGACTTCGATTACGGCGATGATGACGTGAACCATCAGCCTATCGTGGGCACCGAGGAGCCCTGTCTATGCTTCGTGGCGATGTCCGGCAGCTTGAAGGGCAACGGATGGATCGGTCGCCTTGTTTCTCCATTCATCAGGCTCTGA
- a CDS encoding 2'-5' RNA ligase family protein, whose product MAATFILTAELDPASFAWLDGLRRNYFPPERNLLPAHLTLFHRLSSEQTGRLREVRLPRGPIRVLLDAPLPLGPGVAIRVRSPDLEQVRSAARLAMGGEFSRQDSQGWRPHVTIQNKVAADVAKRLRQQLATDFEPRAGAATALLVWEYLNGPWKPVDRLPF is encoded by the coding sequence ATGGCCGCCACATTCATTCTTACCGCCGAATTGGATCCCGCGAGCTTCGCCTGGCTGGACGGGCTGCGCCGGAACTATTTTCCTCCCGAGCGCAATCTGCTGCCCGCGCACCTCACGCTGTTCCACCGGCTCTCATCGGAGCAGACGGGCCGCTTACGCGAAGTCCGCCTTCCGCGCGGTCCAATAAGGGTTCTACTGGATGCTCCACTCCCGCTCGGGCCCGGCGTCGCGATCCGCGTCCGGTCGCCGGACCTTGAGCAGGTTCGGTCCGCAGCGCGACTGGCCATGGGCGGCGAGTTCTCCCGACAGGACAGCCAAGGCTGGCGACCGCACGTGACGATCCAGAACAAGGTCGCCGCCGACGTTGCGAAGCGGCTTCGTCAGCAACTCGCGACGGATTTCGAGCCGCGCGCCGGCGCGGCGACTGCTCTTCTCGTCTGGGAATACCTCAACGGGCCGTGGAAGCCGGTAGACCGCCTCCCGTTCTAA
- a CDS encoding DUF2177 family protein, whose product MSYVALYLAVAIPFVAVDAVWLKLMGQRFYLATIGDIARSEPNFWPALVFYLLYPLGLIALAVLPAHAAASSGRAAWLGLLFGFFTYATYDLTNQAVLRNWTTTLSIVDIAWGGLLGAGSAYCGYLAARQFLV is encoded by the coding sequence ATGTCCTACGTTGCGCTCTATCTGGCCGTAGCTATTCCATTCGTTGCGGTCGATGCGGTCTGGCTCAAGCTCATGGGCCAGCGCTTCTATCTCGCGACGATAGGCGACATAGCGCGGAGCGAGCCGAACTTTTGGCCGGCTCTCGTCTTCTACCTTCTGTACCCGCTCGGGCTCATCGCGCTTGCCGTTTTACCAGCACACGCCGCTGCTTCCAGCGGTAGGGCTGCGTGGCTTGGTTTGCTTTTTGGCTTTTTCACCTATGCGACCTATGACCTCACAAATCAGGCGGTCCTTCGCAACTGGACGACGACTCTGTCAATCGTCGATATCGCGTGGGGCGGGTTGTTGGGCGCAGGTAGCGCTTATTGCGGGTATCTCGCAGCTCGACAGTTTTTGGTGTGA